Proteins encoded within one genomic window of Candidatus Zixiibacteriota bacterium:
- a CDS encoding HDIG domain-containing protein yields the protein MFSLLLKIKRAVKRLLKVQSESRQRPVYTTRSRTLKVLMLVVLSALIGVIYPGEDLFDPFDVPRRGEIALEDIVAPFVITVFKTDRELEEERDIARLTVPYVVDHDAVAEQAAYNQLNGFLSLADSMSSDSGWRSDIDDRSRLISERYSLLSRSAIEQSLEHENLELVRSRLTEIYREDIYKVGVLEQTGAIPDTKNKNVLIRRGERENIYYRDRLLDVVLANGHLLTALNNLFASDSIDVEYCYLIGRSFVQPSLHVNMAEYNRRVQEELDHITPIKEVVRQGDIVVRSGVKVRDRQERVLQEMVAIQRSEASRQGWFLNLLPVLARILLVMMAFTTLYLFLYYFRREIYYSNAKLLTTLGVFGLQLAIIYLINQWDVSMYLYPVAFLAMMLTILFDAEVGILATIVLAVLLGVMHRFDFTLVFMTIVLGTVASLASHQVRRRAHFFRIMLITSLSCALFILLVENFKVTPQADIMTEVGFGLANGFIAMLLTIGLLPVFESLFGITTDITLLELSDLNHPLLKRLAVEAPGTYQHSIIVGNLSEAAAEAIGANSLLARVGAYYHDVGKMEIPEYFVENQLSIKSKHESLTPSMSSLILSSHVKRGRQLGEASDVPDDVLNFIEEHHGTMVQTYFYDKAMKQGESEEEIDNFRYPGPRPQTRETGIAMLADAVEAASRTLDRPSPARIDSLIQRIINARFQSGELNQCPLTLRDLAKIKEAFAKVLIAAFHHRVEYPQKVAVDEIQ from the coding sequence ATGTTTTCTTTGTTGCTGAAAATTAAAAGAGCAGTCAAGCGACTGCTGAAAGTGCAGAGCGAGAGTCGCCAGCGTCCGGTATACACGACCCGCTCGCGCACTCTGAAAGTGCTGATGCTCGTAGTTCTCTCCGCCCTGATCGGAGTGATCTATCCAGGCGAGGATCTGTTTGATCCGTTTGATGTCCCTCGTCGTGGCGAAATCGCCCTTGAGGACATTGTCGCGCCTTTTGTTATTACTGTATTCAAGACAGATCGCGAGCTCGAAGAAGAACGTGATATCGCACGGTTGACTGTGCCGTATGTAGTTGACCATGATGCTGTCGCCGAACAGGCTGCCTACAATCAACTGAATGGTTTTCTATCTCTGGCTGATTCAATGTCGAGCGATTCGGGTTGGCGTTCGGATATCGATGATCGTTCGAGACTAATATCAGAGCGGTACTCCCTGTTGAGCAGATCGGCAATTGAACAATCACTTGAACATGAGAACCTCGAACTGGTTCGTTCCCGTTTGACGGAAATATACCGCGAAGACATCTACAAAGTTGGTGTATTGGAGCAAACAGGGGCCATTCCTGATACCAAGAACAAGAATGTCTTGATTCGACGGGGTGAGCGGGAGAATATATATTATCGTGATCGGTTGTTGGACGTTGTTCTGGCTAATGGCCATCTGTTGACTGCTCTGAATAATCTCTTTGCCAGTGATTCGATTGATGTTGAATACTGTTACCTGATCGGACGATCATTTGTGCAGCCCAGCTTGCACGTCAATATGGCGGAGTACAACCGCCGCGTACAGGAAGAGCTTGATCATATCACGCCCATCAAAGAAGTTGTGCGTCAGGGTGACATAGTTGTTCGTTCGGGTGTTAAGGTTCGAGACCGACAGGAACGGGTGCTTCAGGAGATGGTTGCAATTCAACGCTCTGAGGCGTCTCGTCAGGGCTGGTTCCTCAACCTCCTGCCGGTCCTGGCTCGTATCCTCCTGGTGATGATGGCTTTTACTACTCTCTATCTGTTTCTTTACTATTTCAGACGGGAGATATACTACTCCAACGCCAAATTGCTCACGACCCTTGGTGTCTTTGGTCTTCAATTGGCTATCATATATCTCATCAATCAGTGGGATGTCTCCATGTATCTCTATCCGGTGGCTTTTCTGGCCATGATGTTAACGATTTTGTTTGATGCCGAAGTAGGGATATTGGCCACTATTGTTCTGGCAGTATTGCTGGGGGTAATGCACCGATTCGATTTCACCCTTGTGTTCATGACCATTGTGTTGGGTACGGTTGCCTCTCTTGCCTCCCATCAGGTGCGGCGACGCGCTCACTTCTTTCGCATTATGCTCATCACTTCATTGTCGTGTGCACTATTCATCCTATTGGTCGAAAATTTCAAAGTGACACCGCAGGCGGATATCATGACCGAGGTCGGTTTTGGGTTGGCCAACGGGTTTATTGCTATGTTGCTTACAATCGGGTTGCTGCCGGTGTTTGAATCATTATTTGGTATCACCACCGATATTACCCTATTGGAGCTATCCGACCTTAATCACCCTTTGCTGAAACGACTTGCGGTGGAAGCTCCGGGAACTTACCAGCACTCTATTATCGTTGGCAATTTATCGGAAGCTGCTGCAGAGGCGATTGGTGCCAACTCGCTTCTGGCGCGGGTTGGAGCATATTATCACGATGTAGGGAAGATGGAAATACCCGAGTACTTCGTTGAAAATCAATTGAGCATTAAATCGAAGCACGAATCGCTAACGCCCTCAATGTCGTCATTGATCTTATCGTCGCACGTCAAGCGAGGACGACAACTGGGAGAGGCGTCCGACGTGCCCGATGATGTTCTCAATTTTATCGAGGAACATCACGGTACGATGGTCCAGACATATTTCTATGACAAGGCGATGAAGCAGGGAGAGAGTGAGGAAGAGATTGATAACTTCCGCTATCCCGGACCGCGACCACAGACAAGAGAAACCGGTATTGCGATGTTAGCCGATGCTGTCGAGGCGGCCAGTCGAACCCTGGATCGTCCCAGTCCAGCTCGGATCGATTCACTCATTCAGCGTATAATCAATGCTCGTTTCCAGTCGGGTGAACTCAATCAATGTCCTCTTACGCTCAGGGATCTGGCCAAAATCAAGGAAGCTTTTGCCAAGGTCCTTATCGCGGCATTCCACCACCGGGTTGAATATCCGCAGAAGGTCGCGGTGGACGAGATACAATGA
- a CDS encoding PhoH family protein: MNPGPEEHVVRTFTLEGIDQRLLFGQNDTFLRMIEASFGSRVFARGDRVVIDGPPDTVEHIVRLLDDLVTRIGQGDAITEQYLSYAMAMVKENGVGPADELSTRALLTSSLKKEIKPRTVGQTKYVDAVEANDLVFSIGPAGTGKTYLAVAMAVAHLKADRVQRIIFTRPAVEAGESLGFLPGDIRAKVDPYLRPVYDALYDMLPPDKIRRLTEMGVLEIAPLAFMRGRTLNDAFIVLDEAQNTTSAQMKMLLTRVGEKSKAVVTGDITQIDLDDRRTSGLVSVQKVVKGIKGVEFVYLTDKDVVRHRLVQSIIKAYDAYEKRGRKRK; this comes from the coding sequence ATGAATCCAGGCCCTGAGGAGCATGTAGTTCGCACCTTCACTCTCGAAGGAATCGACCAGCGCTTGTTGTTTGGTCAAAATGATACCTTCCTGAGAATGATTGAAGCGAGCTTTGGGAGCAGAGTATTTGCACGCGGGGATCGAGTCGTAATCGACGGTCCTCCGGATACGGTGGAGCATATTGTCCGACTACTGGACGATCTCGTGACCAGAATTGGACAGGGAGATGCCATCACCGAACAGTATCTGAGTTATGCTATGGCGATGGTCAAGGAAAACGGCGTCGGACCGGCCGATGAGCTTTCCACTCGCGCTCTCCTGACAAGCTCTCTTAAGAAGGAGATCAAGCCCAGAACTGTCGGTCAGACAAAATACGTCGATGCTGTGGAAGCTAACGACCTTGTGTTTTCTATTGGTCCCGCCGGAACTGGGAAAACATATCTGGCGGTAGCTATGGCGGTAGCTCATCTCAAGGCGGATCGAGTTCAGAGGATTATTTTTACGCGGCCAGCGGTGGAAGCAGGCGAGTCGCTGGGTTTCTTACCTGGTGATATTCGCGCCAAAGTTGACCCGTACTTACGGCCGGTTTACGATGCCCTTTATGATATGTTACCTCCAGACAAGATTCGCCGGCTAACCGAGATGGGAGTGCTTGAGATTGCGCCACTGGCCTTTATGCGAGGACGAACGCTCAATGATGCTTTTATAGTGTTGGATGAGGCTCAGAACACGACCAGTGCTCAGATGAAAATGTTACTGACGCGAGTCGGAGAGAAATCAAAAGCGGTCGTCACAGGAGACATTACGCAAATTGATCTTGATGACCGGCGTACTTCGGGACTGGTGAGCGTTCAGAAGGTTGTAAAGGGTATTAAGGGTGTGGAGTTTGTGTACTTGACCGACAAGGATGTTGTTCGACACCGGCTGGTTCAAAGCATCATCAAAGCCTATGATGCTTATGAGAAACGTGGTCGGAAAAGGAAATAG
- the aspS gene encoding aspartate--tRNA ligase, with amino-acid sequence MQRTHTCGELRASDVGTSVCLNGWVDGYRNLGGLLFLDLRDRYGISQVVINPETFDHNMLAEANRARHEFVVAAIGEVCHRPDGTINASMDTGEIEVNADAFYIVAESETPPFVIEDETTASDKLRLEFRYLDLRRKSVQEKFRFRHEATQAVRNHLSDQGFYEIETPLMIRSTPEGARDYVVPSRLYRGKFYALPQSPQLFKQILMCAGFDKYFQIARCLRDEDLRSDRQPEHTQIDLEMSFATPEDVFGVSERMMADLFKRTLGVDIEMPFPRLTYREAIARFGIDKPDLRFGMEIFDLTDDVKDCEFKVFAGNVASGGVVKGIVLKGGGSYSRKQIDNLTALAKEAGGGGLAYVLRAEAGDKSPILKFIGEEVKDRLCATAQVEAGDALFIVSDKKEKTEIILGQLRLHLGKEHELIGDNQWRFLWITEFPLFEHDEETDSLQAAHNIVSCPMEEDMDLVEEGFKSDLPKSDLNHPWRKARAQQYDLVLNGWEMASGGQRINRRELQERILEIIGIDNKRADRMFGFLLRALEYGAPPHAGVAVGLDRLIALMTGTDSIRDVIAFPKTTNALSLMDGSPAEIDQAQLDELGLQIKEEPKA; translated from the coding sequence ATACAAAGAACCCACACCTGCGGAGAACTGCGGGCCTCAGATGTAGGCACCAGTGTTTGTCTCAATGGCTGGGTCGATGGCTACCGCAATCTGGGTGGTTTACTTTTTCTCGATTTGCGCGATCGGTACGGTATTTCGCAGGTTGTAATCAACCCCGAGACCTTCGACCACAACATGCTGGCGGAGGCGAACCGCGCACGCCATGAATTCGTCGTAGCGGCCATTGGCGAAGTGTGTCACCGGCCGGATGGTACTATCAATGCAAGTATGGACACCGGGGAAATTGAAGTCAATGCGGATGCCTTCTATATTGTGGCGGAATCAGAGACTCCACCTTTCGTAATCGAGGATGAGACCACAGCCAGTGATAAACTTCGTTTGGAGTTTCGCTATCTGGACCTGCGTCGCAAGTCGGTGCAGGAGAAATTTAGGTTTCGCCATGAGGCGACGCAGGCCGTGCGTAATCATCTGTCCGACCAGGGTTTCTACGAAATAGAGACACCACTGATGATCCGCTCGACGCCGGAAGGTGCCCGTGACTATGTGGTTCCCAGCCGACTGTACAGGGGGAAGTTCTACGCATTGCCACAGTCACCCCAATTGTTTAAGCAGATTCTCATGTGCGCCGGATTCGACAAATATTTCCAGATTGCTCGCTGTCTGCGCGATGAGGACCTCCGTTCGGATCGTCAGCCGGAACATACCCAGATAGACCTGGAGATGTCATTCGCCACGCCGGAAGATGTTTTCGGAGTCTCGGAAAGAATGATGGCCGATCTTTTCAAACGGACGCTGGGTGTTGATATCGAGATGCCGTTTCCGCGCCTCACCTATCGGGAAGCGATCGCACGGTTTGGTATCGACAAGCCTGACCTCCGGTTCGGAATGGAGATATTCGATCTGACGGACGACGTGAAAGACTGCGAGTTTAAGGTTTTTGCCGGGAATGTCGCTTCGGGTGGAGTGGTCAAAGGAATCGTGCTCAAGGGAGGTGGTTCTTATTCCCGGAAGCAGATCGACAATCTTACCGCGCTTGCAAAAGAGGCTGGTGGCGGCGGATTGGCGTACGTACTGCGGGCGGAAGCGGGGGACAAGTCACCCATATTGAAATTCATAGGCGAAGAGGTCAAGGATCGGCTGTGTGCTACGGCGCAGGTCGAAGCGGGCGATGCATTGTTTATTGTTTCGGACAAGAAAGAGAAGACCGAAATTATTCTCGGCCAGTTGCGACTTCATCTTGGTAAAGAACATGAGTTGATTGGCGACAACCAGTGGCGATTCTTGTGGATCACCGAGTTCCCGCTTTTTGAACACGATGAGGAAACCGATTCGCTACAAGCCGCACACAACATTGTATCCTGCCCTATGGAGGAAGATATGGATTTGGTGGAGGAAGGATTCAAGTCCGACCTGCCAAAATCCGATCTCAACCATCCCTGGCGGAAGGCACGTGCCCAGCAGTACGACTTGGTATTGAATGGCTGGGAGATGGCCTCCGGTGGTCAGCGGATTAACCGACGTGAACTTCAGGAGAGGATCTTGGAGATAATCGGTATCGACAATAAACGCGCTGACCGGATGTTTGGCTTCCTGCTACGGGCTTTGGAGTATGGTGCTCCACCGCATGCAGGGGTCGCTGTCGGGTTGGATCGACTGATTGCTTTGATGACTGGAACCGATAGTATAAGAGATGTGATTGCGTTTCCGAAAACGACCAATGCGCTGTCTTTGATGGACGGCTCACCGGCCGAGATCGACCAGGCGCAACTTGATGAACTGGGTTTGCAGATAAAGGAGGAACCCAAGGCTTAG
- a CDS encoding GIY-YIG nuclease family protein, translating to MNRQPAVYILASKRNGTLYIGVTSNLIKRIWEHKNNMLEGFTKRYNVHQLVWFELHGSMESAITREKRLKDWKRKWKLELIESGNPNWQDLYDSIV from the coding sequence ATGAATAGACAACCTGCTGTATACATTTTGGCAAGCAAACGAAATGGTACGCTTTATATCGGTGTGACTTCAAACCTCATAAAGAGGATATGGGAACACAAAAATAATATGTTAGAAGGATTTACCAAACGTTACAATGTTCATCAACTGGTTTGGTTTGAATTACACGGAAGTATGGAATCCGCTATTACTCGGGAGAAGCGATTGAAAGATTGGAAACGAAAATGGAAACTGGAGTTGATTGAGAGCGGTAATCCAAATTGGCAGGATTTGTATGATAGCATTGTTTGA
- a CDS encoding dockerin type I repeat-containing protein → MKKRIIISALTVVALLFVIHTVIGSSPFPQQPVPERQDMQLSPAGSSENFELDWEVLSCGATDGSSASFSMLGTLGQPFTGYGESVSFQLSHGFWQEPGDDGTCCNHDGIRGNVDDVGDINIADLTYLVAYLFTGGPPPQCLEETDVNGDGEINIADLTYLVSYLFTGGPPPVSCP, encoded by the coding sequence ATGAAAAAGAGAATCATCATATCGGCCCTGACGGTGGTGGCGCTGTTGTTTGTCATTCACACCGTGATTGGCAGTTCGCCGTTCCCACAGCAGCCAGTGCCCGAGCGGCAGGATATGCAACTGTCACCGGCCGGGTCGTCAGAGAACTTCGAGTTGGACTGGGAGGTGTTGTCATGCGGTGCGACCGATGGCAGCTCAGCCAGTTTCAGCATGCTTGGCACCCTGGGTCAGCCCTTCACGGGTTACGGTGAGTCGGTGAGCTTTCAACTCAGCCACGGCTTCTGGCAGGAGCCTGGTGACGACGGCACCTGTTGCAACCATGACGGCATTCGCGGCAACGTCGATGACGTCGGCGATATCAATATTGCTGATCTGACCTACCTTGTGGCCTATTTGTTCACTGGAGGTCCACCTCCTCAGTGCTTGGAGGAAACTGACGTAAACGGCGATGGCGAGATCAATATAGCTGATTTGACCTATCTGGTTTCGTACTTATTCACTGGTGGCCCACCACCGGTGTCGTGTCCGTAG